One window of Legionella pneumophila subsp. pneumophila str. Philadelphia 1 genomic DNA carries:
- a CDS encoding efflux RND transporter periplasmic adaptor subunit produces MNLLKPIGLSLKLAVFLLGMSSFSLWAEETTHATEENNHQETMEKGPHGGRLFKDGDLALEFLIFERGMPPHFRAYLYKNGEMILPQKAELIVNLTRFGGKKEQITFIPVENFLQSNQIIEEPHSFDVTIQLNSFGKPLSWHYSTYEGRVKIAPAVLKAAGIETAVAQEQTIKTQLNAVGKIVTNRDTSAPIYARYSGIIKVMNKNLGDEVTKGDVLATIESNESLQNYEIRSPITGTIVQKYATNGEFAQNTKPIFEVANLVTVWADFTLYRKDAPLVKPGMEVIVTGDEGKPKSVSTISYISPLGVEDSQTTLARAVLNNDTRIWLPGMYVNGAIVIKEKIAPVAVLLSALQQMGEQDVVFVQQGDYFEATPVNLGEKDEQWAEVISGLDAGQRYVSKNSFYIKAEIGKEGASHDH; encoded by the coding sequence ATGAATCTATTAAAACCAATCGGTTTATCCCTAAAACTTGCTGTGTTCCTGTTAGGAATGAGCTCTTTTTCGCTTTGGGCGGAAGAAACAACTCATGCTACAGAAGAAAATAATCATCAAGAGACCATGGAAAAAGGACCTCATGGAGGCCGTTTGTTTAAAGATGGCGATTTGGCCTTAGAGTTTTTAATTTTTGAGCGTGGTATGCCACCTCACTTTAGAGCTTATCTTTATAAAAATGGGGAAATGATTTTGCCCCAAAAGGCAGAATTAATCGTAAATCTCACTCGATTTGGTGGAAAAAAAGAGCAGATTACTTTTATTCCTGTGGAAAATTTTTTGCAAAGCAACCAGATCATTGAAGAACCTCATTCTTTTGATGTAACAATTCAATTAAATAGTTTTGGAAAGCCATTGAGTTGGCATTACTCTACGTATGAAGGTCGAGTAAAAATTGCTCCTGCTGTTCTTAAAGCAGCGGGGATAGAAACAGCAGTTGCCCAAGAACAAACGATAAAAACGCAATTAAATGCTGTAGGCAAAATCGTCACCAATCGTGATACTTCAGCACCTATTTATGCACGTTATTCGGGAATTATTAAAGTAATGAATAAAAATTTAGGCGATGAAGTGACAAAAGGGGATGTGTTGGCAACGATTGAAAGTAATGAGAGTTTGCAAAATTACGAAATAAGATCTCCCATAACGGGAACGATAGTACAAAAATATGCCACCAATGGTGAGTTTGCTCAAAACACCAAACCTATTTTTGAGGTAGCCAATTTAGTTACTGTTTGGGCTGATTTTACCTTATATCGCAAGGATGCACCTTTAGTAAAGCCGGGTATGGAAGTCATTGTGACTGGGGATGAAGGAAAGCCCAAATCAGTAAGTACCATTAGCTACATTTCACCTTTAGGGGTTGAGGACAGTCAAACCACACTGGCACGTGCTGTTCTTAATAATGACACTCGCATCTGGCTTCCTGGTATGTATGTGAATGGTGCCATCGTGATTAAAGAGAAAATAGCCCCAGTTGCAGTACTTCTTTCGGCACTCCAACAAATGGGTGAACAAGACGTGGTTTTTGTTCAGCAAGGCGATTATTTTGAAGCCACTCCAGTTAATCTGGGTGAAAAAGACGAGCAATGGGCAGAAGTGATTTCGGGATTGGATGCGGGGCAGCGCTATGTGAGCAAAAACAGTTTTTATATCAAAGCAGAAATAGGCAAAGAAGGCGCAAGCCATGACCACTAA
- a CDS encoding helix-turn-helix domain-containing protein, with protein sequence MNMKKIIGSRITQARKANGLTIKILAERTGFGAARIGNWEQGTRSPGPEEALVLSKELVVAASWLLGISNDPHGEWMDHVIFEY encoded by the coding sequence ATGAACATGAAAAAAATTATAGGTAGTAGGATTACGCAGGCTAGAAAAGCAAATGGGTTGACGATTAAGATATTGGCAGAGAGAACAGGATTTGGCGCTGCCAGGATTGGGAATTGGGAGCAGGGTACGAGAAGCCCAGGACCTGAAGAGGCTTTAGTTCTATCCAAAGAGTTGGTTGTTGCTGCTTCTTGGTTGCTTGGTATTTCTAATGACCCACATGGAGAGTGGATGGATCATGTTATATTTGAATATTAA
- a CDS encoding TolC family protein, with protein sequence MRIYFYLVIAWMNLMTHEAMASSSFTFKDALAIAYRNNPELQAEIDKAQAMRGYFIQSGLYPNPQLTLTAENFGGSGSYSSYESAETTASVTQPIPLGNRLSYLKKASYADYLASLAQIQVQKAAIYMAVGGAYVDALYAGQWHQVTKKLVSLNEGIVKAIERRVKAGAGAELDLRLAQIRLGESHIQEKKAARDALSQRAKLARLLGIGLRVDQPLVDKGLPDVTLNWSVLLKTLPQSPQLIQMQQQLKAKRATITAVKKSVWPDLNIQLGARHFSDDGSNAAVMSAYAQVPVFDRNQGKIMTAEAQFTQTAHEYQGTKLDIRQTAYTVFLQAQQSHYEAELVTSTLLPLARKSIKLAQDGYQMGRYTYIELSTALNALYEEERHYQQAHADYHKTLIQLTGLLGLHPTKESK encoded by the coding sequence ATGCGTATTTATTTTTATTTAGTTATTGCATGGATGAACCTCATGACTCATGAAGCTATGGCATCATCCTCATTTACTTTCAAAGATGCTTTGGCAATTGCATATCGGAATAATCCGGAATTACAAGCTGAAATAGATAAAGCTCAGGCCATGCGTGGGTATTTTATACAAAGCGGGCTTTACCCTAATCCACAACTTACCTTAACTGCCGAGAATTTTGGCGGATCTGGAAGTTATTCCAGTTACGAATCTGCTGAAACTACCGCATCAGTGACACAGCCCATTCCTTTAGGTAATCGTTTATCTTATTTGAAAAAAGCCAGCTATGCAGATTATTTAGCCTCATTAGCACAAATTCAAGTCCAAAAAGCAGCGATTTATATGGCTGTTGGTGGCGCATATGTCGATGCATTGTATGCCGGACAATGGCACCAGGTAACTAAAAAGCTTGTTTCACTCAATGAGGGTATCGTTAAAGCAATTGAGCGGCGTGTTAAAGCGGGTGCGGGAGCTGAATTGGATTTACGTTTAGCTCAAATTCGATTGGGTGAATCGCACATTCAAGAAAAAAAAGCGGCACGTGATGCACTGTCACAACGTGCTAAATTGGCTCGTTTATTAGGTATCGGATTAAGGGTGGATCAACCATTAGTAGATAAAGGGCTACCTGATGTTACATTAAATTGGTCAGTGCTTTTAAAAACATTACCTCAAAGCCCGCAATTGATACAAATGCAACAACAACTAAAAGCCAAACGAGCAACCATTACAGCAGTTAAAAAATCCGTTTGGCCGGATTTAAACATTCAATTAGGCGCTCGCCATTTTTCTGATGATGGAAGCAATGCTGCAGTGATGTCGGCTTATGCACAAGTTCCTGTTTTTGATCGCAATCAAGGAAAAATAATGACAGCGGAAGCGCAATTCACGCAAACTGCGCATGAATACCAGGGAACAAAGCTCGATATACGTCAAACAGCATATACTGTATTTTTACAAGCCCAACAAAGTCATTATGAAGCAGAATTAGTAACCAGTACTTTGTTACCACTTGCTCGTAAATCAATAAAACTCGCTCAAGATGGCTATCAAATGGGACGCTATACCTACATTGAATTATCTACAGCCTTAAATGCTTTGTATGAAGAGGAACGACACTATCAACAGGCACATGCAGATTATCATAAAACATTAATTCAACTTACAGGGCTTTTAGGTCTTCATCCTACCAAGGAGAGTAAATGA